Proteins encoded by one window of Chryseobacterium aquaeductus:
- a CDS encoding YigZ family protein — protein MLHEYKTINKPIENTLLKEKGSKFIGFAFPVSNEAELKNALEKIKSEHPKATHHCYAFRMGLNGENYRANDDGEPSGSAGLPIYNQLLAHEITNVLVISVRYYGGTKLGVSGLVKAYKESAKITLEEAEIITRELETEMEIQFNFNQQNVIFTLLSKFDAKVLNFEADENCILTASLKTAQKEKISEKLSEMQNVKYHFIE, from the coding sequence ATGTTGCACGAATACAAAACCATCAATAAACCGATTGAAAATACGCTGCTTAAAGAGAAGGGAAGCAAATTTATTGGCTTTGCTTTTCCTGTAAGTAATGAAGCTGAGCTTAAAAATGCTTTAGAAAAAATAAAATCTGAACATCCGAAGGCTACGCATCATTGCTACGCTTTTAGAATGGGTCTGAACGGTGAAAACTATCGTGCGAATGATGATGGAGAACCGTCAGGAAGTGCAGGCTTACCCATTTATAATCAACTTCTGGCTCACGAAATTACGAATGTCTTGGTCATCAGCGTTCGATACTATGGCGGTACAAAATTGGGAGTTTCAGGTCTGGTGAAAGCTTATAAAGAATCTGCCAAAATTACATTGGAAGAAGCAGAAATCATCACCAGAGAATTAGAAACTGAAATGGAAATACAATTCAATTTCAATCAGCAAAATGTAATTTTCACCTTACTCTCGAAATTTGATGCAAAAGTTCTGAATTTTGAAGCAGACGAAAACTGCATCCTCACCGCCTCATTAAAAACAGCACAAAAAGAAAAAATTTCTGAAAAACTTTCTGAAATGCAAAATGTAAAATATCATTTTATAGAATAG
- a CDS encoding zinc metallopeptidase — translation MTGYYLIIGVSMLISWWVSSRLKSKFEYYSNVHLRNGLSGKEVAEKMLRDNGINDVQVISVPGQLTDHYNPTNKTVNLSEAVYMQRNAAAAAVAAHECGHAVQHAVGYSMLQLRSKLVPVVSISSNLMQFVIMGGVILMMASGNKIVLLIGVIMFALTTLFAFITLPVEYDASNRAMKWLKDTGTVTTEEFVGVKDSLTWAARTYLVAAIGSLAQLLYFASLLMGGRRD, via the coding sequence ATGACAGGTTATTATCTTATTATAGGAGTATCTATGCTGATAAGCTGGTGGGTATCCTCAAGATTGAAATCTAAATTTGAGTACTACTCCAATGTACATCTTAGAAATGGGCTTTCAGGTAAAGAAGTGGCAGAAAAAATGTTAAGAGACAACGGAATAAACGACGTACAGGTTATATCGGTTCCCGGACAATTGACAGATCATTATAACCCTACAAATAAAACAGTGAATCTTTCTGAAGCTGTGTACATGCAAAGAAATGCAGCCGCAGCAGCTGTTGCAGCACACGAATGTGGTCATGCTGTACAACATGCGGTAGGGTATTCTATGCTGCAATTAAGATCAAAATTGGTTCCGGTGGTAAGCATCAGTTCAAATTTGATGCAATTTGTAATTATGGGTGGTGTTATTTTAATGATGGCAAGCGGAAATAAAATAGTTTTATTAATTGGCGTTATTATGTTTGCTCTCACCACACTTTTTGCTTTTATCACGCTTCCGGTAGAATATGATGCCAGTAATAGAGCAATGAAGTGGCTGAAAGATACAGGAACCGTAACTACAGAAGAATTTGTGGGAGTAAAAGACAGTTTGACCTGGGCAGCAAGAACCTATCTTGTGGCAGCGATCGGATCTTTGGCTCAATTGCTCTACTTTGCTTCCCTTTTAATGGGTGGCAGGAGAGATTAA